Proteins encoded in a region of the Pseudomonas sp. GOM7 genome:
- a CDS encoding bactofilin family protein, which yields MWKKEKPKPDLQSFSGKTSLIAVGAELVGDMRFQGAVQVDGRVTGNLLASEGLVRISVGGVVEGEVRAPHIVVEGEVLGDVYASTHLELGARARVRGNLHYALMEMAMGAQIAGRLCPIKGEDERPLELPETLDDRA from the coding sequence ATGTGGAAGAAAGAAAAACCCAAGCCTGATTTGCAGAGCTTCAGCGGCAAGACCAGCCTTATCGCGGTAGGTGCAGAGCTGGTGGGGGATATGCGCTTCCAGGGGGCGGTGCAGGTCGATGGCCGGGTCACCGGCAATCTGCTGGCCTCGGAAGGCCTGGTGCGCATCAGCGTCGGCGGCGTGGTTGAAGGTGAGGTGCGAGCCCCCCATATCGTGGTCGAGGGCGAGGTGTTGGGCGATGTCTACGCTTCGACCCATCTCGAGCTGGGAGCCCGGGCGCGTGTAAGGGGCAATCTGCATTATGCGTTGATGGAAATGGCCATGGGCGCGCAGATCGCCGGACGTCTGTGCCCGATCAAGGGCGAGGACGAGCGTCCTCTGGAGTTGCCGGAAACCCTGGATGACAGGGCGTAA
- the erpA gene encoding iron-sulfur cluster insertion protein ErpA, which yields MSVESFTPAPLHFTQGAASKVKTLVDEEGNPRLKLRVFVTGGGCSGFQYGFTFDEDVAEDDTIVEREGVSLVVDAMSFQYLVGSEVDYQEGLEGSRFVIKNPNATTTCGCGSSFSI from the coding sequence ATGAGCGTCGAAAGCTTCACCCCCGCCCCCTTGCATTTCACCCAGGGGGCGGCCAGCAAGGTGAAGACCCTGGTCGATGAAGAGGGCAATCCGCGTCTGAAGCTGCGCGTGTTCGTCACGGGTGGCGGTTGCTCGGGCTTCCAGTATGGTTTCACCTTCGATGAGGATGTCGCCGAGGATGACACCATCGTCGAGCGCGAGGGCGTGAGTCTGGTCGTCGATGCCATGAGCTTCCAGTATCTGGTGGGCTCCGAGGTCGATTATCAGGAAGGCCTGGAGGGTTCGCGTTTCGTCATCAAGAACCCCAACGCCACCACCACCTGTGGCTGTGGGTCGTCCTTCTCGATCTGA
- a CDS encoding anhydro-N-acetylmuramic acid kinase → MVHLYIGVMSGTSLDGLDIALIEQTEAPRLLATLYRPLPDALRHELLALCSPGADELARAAIAEQHWAELAADCINTLLARQGLSASSIRAIGSHGQTVRHEPTRGFTIQIGNPALLAERTGISVVADFRRRDVAAGGQGAPLVPAFHEALFGSTQQHIAVLNVGGFSNLSLLEPGKEVHGFDCGPGNVLLDAWIQHCLGEQYDRDGAWGAGGTLQQALLDSLLADPFFATQGPKSTGRELFNLNWLQTHLAKHRDLPEQDVQATLVELSARSICESLHRAQMRTDSLLVCGGGAHNRHLMQRLAALLPGTEVVSTASRGIDPDWIEAMAFAWLAHCTLQGIAANRPSVTGARGLRVLGAIYPA, encoded by the coding sequence ATGGTCCATCTCTATATTGGCGTGATGTCCGGCACCAGCCTGGATGGCCTGGACATCGCGCTGATCGAGCAGACTGAAGCACCGCGCCTGCTCGCCACACTGTATCGCCCCCTGCCTGATGCTCTGCGTCACGAACTGCTGGCACTGTGCAGCCCTGGCGCAGACGAGCTGGCCCGTGCGGCCATCGCCGAACAACACTGGGCCGAGCTGGCCGCAGATTGCATCAACACTCTGCTAGCACGTCAGGGGCTGTCAGCATCAAGCATTCGCGCCATCGGCAGCCACGGCCAGACCGTTCGCCATGAACCTACGCGTGGCTTCACCATCCAGATCGGCAACCCCGCCCTGCTCGCCGAACGTACCGGCATCAGCGTGGTGGCAGACTTTCGTCGGCGCGATGTGGCGGCCGGTGGCCAGGGCGCGCCGCTGGTGCCGGCCTTCCATGAAGCGCTCTTCGGTTCGACGCAGCAGCACATTGCGGTGCTCAATGTCGGCGGCTTCAGCAACCTGAGCCTGCTCGAACCCGGCAAGGAGGTTCATGGTTTCGACTGCGGGCCAGGTAACGTGCTGCTCGATGCCTGGATTCAGCATTGCCTGGGCGAGCAGTACGACCGCGACGGCGCCTGGGGCGCGGGCGGCACGCTGCAGCAAGCGCTGCTCGACAGTCTGCTGGCCGATCCCTTCTTCGCCACCCAAGGCCCCAAGAGTACCGGGCGCGAGCTGTTCAACCTGAATTGGCTACAGACTCACCTGGCGAAGCATCGCGACCTGCCTGAACAGGATGTACAGGCCACCCTGGTGGAATTGAGCGCGCGCAGCATCTGCGAGTCATTGCACAGAGCGCAAATGCGCACTGACAGCCTGCTGGTCTGTGGCGGAGGCGCGCACAACCGGCACCTCATGCAGCGCTTGGCAGCCTTGCTGCCTGGCACCGAGGTGGTTTCGACCGCCAGCCGTGGCATCGACCCGGACTGGATCGAAGCCATGGCCTTCGCCTGGCTGGCTCATTGCACCCTGCAGGGCATAGCCGCCAACCGTCCAAGCGTCACCGGCGCACGAGGGCTACGGGTGCTCGGCGCCATCTATCCAGCCTGA
- a CDS encoding peptidoglycan DD-metalloendopeptidase family protein, whose product MTQNSPKAPPYPKSHILAASGVAALLSLALLVFPSREVEAQKTFLNLDLGNDAEMVIEEKDDLRAGQADSPNDSPFAQIEGNSDDTELSAEEDADEIAPATAALPPDDPTHKSITVSNGDTLSTVFAKVGLSANDLHEALDSNKEAKQFSRLKVGQVLQFELDEEGKLKNLQSKLSELETISLSRNEAGYDFKRDLAKPEIVNAYSHGVINSSLFLSAKRAGLSHGLTMDLANIFGYDIDFAMDIRDGDEFEVIYEDKVVNGKHVGTGNILSARFTNRGKTYTAVRYTDRKGNTSYYSANGESMRKAFIRTPVDFARISSRFSTGRKHPILNKIRAHKGVDYAAPRGTPIKAAGDGKVILAGRNGGYGNTVILQHGQRYRTLYAHMQGFAKGVRNGVNVKQGQIIGYIGTTGLSTGPHLHYEFQVNGVHVDPLSQKLPMADPIAANEKARFMQQSKPLMARMDQEKATMLAANKQ is encoded by the coding sequence ATGACGCAAAATTCTCCCAAAGCCCCGCCCTACCCAAAGAGCCATATTCTGGCTGCGAGTGGTGTAGCCGCGCTGCTGAGCCTGGCTCTGCTGGTGTTTCCCTCGCGCGAAGTCGAAGCGCAGAAAACCTTTCTCAATCTGGATCTGGGCAATGATGCCGAGATGGTGATCGAGGAAAAGGATGACCTCCGAGCGGGGCAGGCTGACAGCCCGAACGACTCGCCATTCGCCCAGATCGAAGGCAATTCGGATGACACCGAGCTCAGCGCAGAAGAAGACGCTGATGAAATCGCCCCCGCCACTGCAGCACTTCCACCCGACGACCCCACTCATAAAAGCATCACCGTCAGCAACGGCGATACGCTATCGACTGTGTTCGCCAAGGTGGGCCTGAGCGCCAATGATCTGCACGAGGCGCTCGACAGCAACAAGGAAGCCAAGCAGTTCAGCCGCCTCAAGGTCGGCCAGGTGCTGCAGTTCGAGCTGGACGAAGAAGGCAAGCTGAAGAATCTGCAAAGTAAACTCAGCGAACTGGAAACCATAAGCCTGAGCCGCAACGAGGCGGGATACGACTTCAAGCGCGATCTGGCCAAGCCCGAGATCGTCAACGCCTACAGCCATGGCGTGATCAACAGCTCGCTGTTCCTCTCCGCCAAGCGTGCTGGCCTATCCCATGGGCTGACCATGGATCTGGCCAATATCTTCGGTTACGACATCGACTTCGCCATGGACATCCGCGATGGCGACGAATTCGAGGTGATCTACGAAGACAAGGTGGTCAACGGCAAGCATGTCGGCACCGGTAATATCCTTTCCGCTCGTTTCACCAACCGCGGCAAGACCTATACTGCTGTGCGCTATACCGATCGCAAGGGCAACACCAGCTACTACAGCGCCAATGGCGAGAGCATGCGCAAGGCCTTCATCCGCACGCCCGTGGATTTCGCACGCATCAGCTCACGCTTCTCCACCGGCCGCAAGCACCCGATCCTGAACAAGATCCGCGCCCACAAGGGTGTCGACTATGCCGCGCCGCGCGGCACGCCGATCAAGGCTGCAGGAGACGGCAAGGTGATACTGGCAGGACGCAACGGTGGCTACGGCAACACCGTGATCCTCCAGCATGGCCAACGCTACCGCACCCTCTATGCGCACATGCAGGGCTTCGCCAAAGGCGTGCGCAATGGGGTGAACGTCAAGCAAGGCCAAATCATCGGCTATATCGGCACCACCGGTCTGTCTACCGGCCCACACCTGCATTACGAGTTCCAGGTCAACGGCGTGCATGTCGACCCGCTGAGCCAGAAGCTGCCGATGGCCGACCCCATCGCCGCCAACGAGAAAGCGCGTTTCATGCAGCAAAGCAAGCCGCTGATGGCACGCATGGATCAGGAAAAGGCCACCATGCTGGCTGCCAACAAGCAGTAA